GGTTGAGGGGGGGTTATTTCACGTTACCTTCGTACTGAGCAGCCATTGTGAATCCTGGAAAACTGCGTTTGATTGTTCGTTCGCTGCTGGGGCAAATATTGAGAGAGGAAAGCAAGAATAATGTGTTGGGTGAAGAGAGGGCGCGCTGGCGTCAAGACGTTGTTGTGTAACGGTCAGACGCAGGCAGAGATGCTGTCGCAAGTTGAGAGAGAGCTCTTGAGTTGTGGGGTAAGAAATGAGTGAGTGGAGAACTGGACCCCTGCTTCGAAGAGTGCAGGGGCGCCACAGTTGTGCAGTTAAGCTGCAGACAGGACAGGGCAGGGCTGAGGAGGTTGTACGATTACGTGCTTACAGCTTCACATAAAAGCTTGGCCCTTAATATCGGTTGATAATTTATTCAAGAACAGCCAAGCCAGGTCGATTTGGAGAAGAATTGAGACTTTTGCAATAAAGCAATTGACTTGATTGATCACGATATTATCACATGTCAACTCAGTTTAATGTGGCTGATTACATATCCCGCTAGGACCATGTCGTCACATCGTTCAGTCCCAAGCTTTCCATCCGACGGTTTAAATACTGTGCTTGCGTCCGTCCTGACTGCCTATCGATCAACTTGGTTCTGAACTGATTCGTTATCTTCCGCTTCTCTACCTATCCAAGTATCTTACCTTGCCTAGGTACTATTGTTTTCATCTTGATACCCTCATCTGCTTCTATTCTTACGATTCGACACTTGTACAAACCCTTCACCTACCATAACCACTAATTTACCCTATCGCCATGTCTTTGCCCTCTGCTGCCATCATCGGCTCAACCGGCCTGGTCGGCTCAAACATCCTTTCAACGCTACTTGCCTCCGAAACCTACAACCCTGTGCATACCATCACTCGACGCGCTCCTAAGGCGACATCACCTCATCTCAATGCGATAGTCGATGCCGATACTGCCAAATGGGCAGAGCTTCTCACAGGGCTCACGCCCAAGCCATCTGTAGTTTATTCTGCACTGGGTACCACTCGCGCTCAGGCAGGCGGGATCGCCAATCAGTGGAAGATCGACCATGACCTCAATATCGAACTCGCAAAGTCATCCAAGGCTGCAGGTGTCTCAACCTTCGTTTTTATTTCCAGCGCTGGAACACGGTCCCTCCTCTCCTCGTCTTCGCCTTACGCAAAAATGAAGAACGGAGTTGAAGACGCAATCAAGGAACTCGACTTTGAGCAAGCCGTGATTCTCAAGCCCGGCATGATCCTCGGTCACAGAGAGGCCAGCCGCACAGTGGAGGGTATTGCCCAAGGGGCAGTCAACGGCCTTGGCCATCTCAGCGCTGGTATCAGAGATACTCTTGGTCAGGATGCTGATGTCATTGCGAAGCCGGCCGTGAGGGCTGCGCAGTTGGCCAGCGAGGGAAAGGCACCGAGCAAATACTGGATCCTTGGTGGAAGCGACATTATCAAGTTGGGAAGGACTGAGTGGCCGGGTAGTCAGACTCCCACGGAGACGAAGACCGAGGCTGCTGCGTAGAATA
The window above is part of the Fusarium oxysporum f. sp. lycopersici 4287 chromosome 8, whole genome shotgun sequence genome. Proteins encoded here:
- a CDS encoding hypothetical protein (At least one base has a quality score < 10), with the translated sequence MSLPSAAIIGSTGLVGSNILSTLLASETYNPVHTITRRAPKATSPHLNAIVDADTAKWAELLTGLTPKPSVVYSALGTTRAQAGGIANQWKIDHDLNIELAKSSKAAGVSTFVFISSAGTRSLLSSSSPYAKMKNGVEDAIKELDFEQAVILKPGMILGHREASRTVEGIAQGAVNGLGHLSAGIRDTLGQDADVIAKPAVRAAQLASEGKAPSKYWILGGSDIIKLGRTEWPGSQTPTETKTEAAA